A single window of Anaerocolumna chitinilytica DNA harbors:
- a CDS encoding MGDG synthase family glycosyltransferase — protein sequence MRVLILTCNTGEGHNSAAKAMEEYLTEQGHYAVVLEFMKLAGEKHARRISRSYIVSTKYVPYVFHLFYRAGAALSSPNRKSPVYYSNTSMAKYLQHYLEENAAFDVIVATHLYAGETLTYMKRKGMLKQKVVSIQTDYTWSPFWEETLCDAFVIPHEDLTENFISKGIPKDKLYPLGIPVRTEFFHSIDKKKAKKLLKLPEDKQMYLIMGGSMGFGKIRRFTRQLAKSCKNGEHIMVICGTNELLKRTLKKDFKENMKVHIIGFTRKVSLYMDACDVVYTKPGGLSSTEVMIKNRPMIHTAPIPGCEIDNLKFFLPRRISFAPKKISEQIEFGKKLVSDQVLRNEMLAAQREYAKPGAAADISELLKQMIETPGSISALDSITQQEAGSLQSTSLGGLI from the coding sequence ATGAGAGTATTGATATTAACCTGTAATACAGGCGAAGGGCACAACTCAGCAGCGAAGGCAATGGAAGAATATCTGACAGAACAAGGACATTATGCTGTAGTGCTTGAATTTATGAAGTTGGCAGGAGAGAAGCATGCCAGAAGAATAAGCAGGTCTTATATCGTTTCTACGAAGTATGTGCCATATGTATTCCATCTTTTTTACAGAGCTGGAGCGGCATTATCTTCTCCTAACAGAAAATCTCCCGTTTATTATTCCAATACAAGTATGGCAAAGTACTTGCAGCATTACTTAGAAGAAAATGCAGCTTTTGATGTTATTGTAGCTACTCATTTGTATGCGGGGGAGACCCTGACTTATATGAAGAGAAAAGGTATGCTAAAGCAAAAGGTAGTATCGATACAGACAGATTATACCTGGAGTCCCTTTTGGGAAGAAACCCTATGTGATGCTTTTGTTATACCCCATGAAGACCTTACGGAGAATTTTATATCAAAAGGTATTCCAAAGGATAAATTATATCCTCTTGGTATTCCGGTCAGAACAGAGTTTTTCCACTCTATTGACAAAAAGAAAGCCAAAAAACTCTTAAAGCTTCCGGAGGATAAGCAGATGTATCTGATTATGGGAGGCAGTATGGGTTTTGGTAAGATAAGAAGATTTACCAGGCAATTGGCAAAAAGCTGTAAGAATGGTGAACATATTATGGTTATCTGCGGTACCAATGAATTATTAAAACGTACCTTAAAGAAAGATTTTAAAGAAAATATGAAAGTACATATTATTGGTTTTACCAGAAAGGTTTCCTTATATATGGATGCCTGTGATGTGGTATACACCAAACCCGGTGGGCTTTCCTCTACTGAAGTTATGATAAAAAACAGACCTATGATTCACACAGCACCTATACCAGGCTGTGAGATTGATAATCTGAAGTTCTTTTTACCAAGAAGGATATCATTTGCGCCAAAGAAGATATCAGAACAGATTGAATTTGGGAAAAAACTTGTAAGTGACCAGGTACTGCGAAATGAGATGCTTGCTGCCCAGAGAGAATATGCTAAACCAGGGGCGGCAGCGGATATCAGTGAATTACTAAAGCAGATGATAGAAACTCCCGGAAGTATTTCTGCCTTAGATTCGATAACCCAGCAGGAAGCCGGCAGCCTGCAAAGCACATCACTTGGAGGGCTTATATGA
- a CDS encoding Ig-like domain-containing protein — MSRTLKVSISFLLCFTLIFLPATKLRADTFDTIPFVILSNYSETLNIGGELQLYAVTSSGKFPTFKSSNSKVASVNTYGYITAKSAGTATITAKINKAEASCKITVRKTIINIQSAKTSIEAGETLLLSSKTSNGSTVVWKSSLKSIATIDESGLVTGIKPGKTVITAASDKSTDTITITVKSPAISLNHTSISLYRGQTFQLAAKVSSGLPPAWKTNKKSVAVVDENGNITAIKHGTAIISATVSGVAKTCTITVKQPDITLDSYDVTLKKGETKKVTATVSSGNTPIWSSSNPNIAVIDSTGNITGVQKGKAYIYAAEDGVKIRCTIHVTE, encoded by the coding sequence ATGTCACGCACCTTAAAAGTCTCAATTTCTTTTTTACTATGCTTTACTCTTATATTTCTTCCGGCAACGAAGCTTCGTGCCGACACCTTTGATACCATCCCTTTTGTCATACTTTCTAATTACAGTGAAACCCTTAATATCGGTGGTGAACTTCAGCTATATGCCGTCACTTCCAGCGGTAAATTTCCTACCTTTAAGAGCAGTAACTCCAAAGTTGCTTCTGTTAATACCTACGGATACATAACTGCTAAAAGTGCAGGAACCGCCACTATAACTGCTAAAATAAACAAAGCGGAAGCTTCCTGCAAGATAACGGTACGAAAGACCATCATTAATATCCAATCTGCAAAAACCTCGATTGAAGCAGGCGAAACACTGCTCCTTTCTTCTAAAACCTCAAACGGCTCAACGGTTGTCTGGAAAAGCAGTCTTAAAAGTATAGCCACCATTGATGAATCCGGGCTGGTCACAGGTATCAAGCCCGGAAAGACTGTTATTACGGCAGCTTCTGACAAAAGTACCGATACTATAACTATCACTGTAAAATCCCCCGCTATCTCCTTAAACCACACAAGTATTTCTCTTTACCGCGGACAGACTTTTCAGCTTGCTGCTAAAGTTTCTTCCGGTCTTCCCCCTGCCTGGAAAACCAATAAGAAAAGTGTTGCTGTTGTAGATGAAAACGGAAATATCACTGCTATAAAACATGGTACCGCAATTATATCTGCTACTGTAAGCGGTGTTGCTAAAACCTGTACCATTACAGTAAAGCAGCCGGATATCACTTTAGACTCCTATGACGTTACCCTCAAGAAAGGTGAAACTAAAAAAGTTACAGCCACCGTATCTTCCGGCAATACTCCTATCTGGTCCTCCAGTAACCCGAACATTGCTGTCATTGATAGCACCGGTAATATCACCGGTGTACAGAAAGGTAAAGCTTATATATATGCAGCAGAGGATGGTGTTAAAATTCGCTGCACGATTCATGTAACCGAATAA